A stretch of Salvelinus alpinus chromosome 4, SLU_Salpinus.1, whole genome shotgun sequence DNA encodes these proteins:
- the LOC139574772 gene encoding serine/threonine-protein phosphatase 2A catalytic subunit alpha isoform-like, which yields MDDKSFTKELDGWIEQLGECKQLSENQVKALCEKAKEILTKESNVQEVRCPVTVCGDVHGQFHDLVELFKIGGKSPDTNYLFMGDYVDRGYYSVETVSLLVSLKVRYRERITILRGNHESRQITQVYGFYDECLRKYGNANVWKYFTDLFDYLPLTALVDNQIFCLHGGLSPSIDTLEHIRALDRLQEVPHEGPMCDLLWSDPDDRGGWGISPRGAGYTFGQDISETFNHANGLTLVSRAHQLVMEGYNWCHDRNVVTIFSAPNYCYRCGNQAAIMELDDTLKYSFLQFDPAPRRGEPHVTRRTPDYFL from the exons ATGGACGACAAGTCATTCACTAAGGAATTGGATGGGTGGATTGAGCAACTCGGCGAATGCAAGCAGCTCTCGGAAAATCAAGTCAAAGCCCTTTGCGAAAAG GCCAAAGAGATCCTGACGAAGGAGTCTAACGTGCAGGAGGTGAGATGTCCGGTCACCGTGTGCGGAGATGTCCACGGCCAGTTCCATGACTTGGTGGAGCTGTTTAAAATCGGAGGGAAGTCTCCGGACACCAACTACCTCTTCATGGGAGACTATGTGGACAGGGGCTACTACTCTGTAGAGACAGTCAGCCTCCTAGTATCTCTCAAG gTTCGGTACCGTGAGCGAATCACAATCCTTCGAGGGAACCACGAGAGCAGACAGATTACCCAGGTGTACGGCTTCTACGACGAGTGTTTAAGGAAATATGGAAACGCCAACGTCTGGAAGTACTTCACAGACTTATTTGATTATCTGCCCCTAACTGCACTGGTAGATAACCAG ATCTTCTGTCTCCACGGTGGACTGTCCCCCTCAATAGACACATTGGAACACATCAGAGCGCTGGATCGCTTACAGGAAGTTCCTCATGAG ggtCCGATGTGTGACCTGCTGTGGTCAGACCCCGATGACCGGGGCGGCTGGGGCATCTCTCCCCGTGGTGCCGGCTACACCTTTGGACAAGACATCTCAGAGACCTTCAACCATGCGAACGGACTCACCCTGGTCTCCAGAGCTCACCAGCTGGTCATGGAG GGGTATAACTGGTGCCATGACCGTAACGTAGTGACTATCTTCAGTGCACCCAATTACTGCTATCGCTGTGGAAACCAGGCCGCCATCATGGAGCTGGATGACACACTCAAGTACTCCTT CCTTCAGTTCGACCCCGCCCCTCGCAGAGGTGAACCCCATGTGACCCGCCGCACTCCTGACTACTTCCTGTAA
- the LOC139574774 gene encoding UPF0461 protein C5orf24 homolog has product MMHQVTSSSNDYCMSGLAEECQHPTSHFELCSSQSNKFYPSPPPPTLQLPHPNLHKPMPCQMQQETQNEFHPQAVRIRGPGEAPTGPESSKKKKGSVVKSGRRGRPSGTTKSAGYRTSTGRPLGTTKAAGFKTSPGRPLGTTKAAGYKVSPGRPPGSIKTLARLKKLEYGSCDGTKKLGFSNCVGGAKKLDYASFEVAPFPYTLMQKRGLREPTGKVEETNE; this is encoded by the coding sequence ATGATGCACCAAGTCACTAGCAGCAGCAATGACTATTGCATGAGTGGCCTTGCAGAGGAATGTCAACACCCAACCAGCCACTTTGAATTATGTAGCTCGCAATCCAACAAATTCTACCCTTCGCCCCCACCCCCTACTCTACAGCTGCCCCACCCAAACCTGCACAAGCCCATGCCCTGTCAAATGCAACAAGAGACCCAGAATGAGTTCCACCCTCAGGCAGTGAGGATCCGAGGGCCCGGTGAGGCTCCAACTGGGCCAGAGAGCTCCAAGAAAAAGAAAGGAAGTGTCGTCAAGTCCGGCCGTAGAGGGAGACCCTCGGGGACCACTAAGTCAGCCGGTTACCGGACAAGCACCGGACGTCCGTTGGGGACCACGAAAGCTGCGGGGTTCAAGACCAGTCCCGGCAGGCCCCTGGGTACGACCAAAGCAGCGGGCTACAAGGTTAGCCCTGGAAGGCCTCCTGGTAGCATCAAGACTCTGGCTCGGCTCAAGAAACTGGAGTACGGGAGCTGTGATGGTACCAAGAAACTAGGCTTCAGTAATTGCGTCGGCGGAGCCAAGAAACTGGACTATGCCAGCTTCGAAGTGGCACCTTTCCCTTACACCCTGATGCAGAAACGAGGCTTGCGTGAGCCTACTGGCAAAGTGGAGGAAACTAACGAGTAG